From a single Porites lutea chromosome 10, jaPorLute2.1, whole genome shotgun sequence genomic region:
- the LOC140950484 gene encoding demethylmenaquinone methyltransferase-like: MKEMQHIAAAGYQQASSSKQKVDGEDFIKTDVCPKAGDTILDLGCGTGELSAYLAELVGPGGKVIGVDPDKERIQLAKESHNQIENLSFVEGSAINFPGIGAEVYDIIFSSYALQWMTNKQRVFNNMFSSLKVGGKIAISYQDRLPPFEFNAYMLLNPENAEHICNEMYRCESKTNIKHYCLSAGFQIVKHDLFFIPFAFESIESLLEWHSSTTHGVFDLSLVTEERLQKYLAPYLGKNGKPCLDFRGIKEESPVYKLIAVKQATNAKEENNG, from the coding sequence ATGAAAGAAATGCAACACATTGCAGCAGCAGGTTACCAACAAGCCTCGTCGTCCAAGCAAAAAGTGGACGGTGAAGACTTCATCAAAACCGATGTCTGCCCCAAAGCTGGAGACACCATCTTGGATTTAGGCTGCGGTACAGGAGAACTGTCTGCATACCTAGCTGAGTTGGTAGGACCCGGAGGAAAGGTTATTGGTGTCGATCCTGACAAGGAACGGATTCAACTGGCCAAGGAGTCGCACAATCAAATCGAGAATCTCTCATTCGTAGAAGGAAGTGCTATAAACTTCCCAGGAATTGGAGCTGAAGTCTACGACATCATTTTCAGTAGTTATGCACTTCAATGGATGACTAACAAACAACGAGTCTTCAACAACATGTTTTCAAGTCTGAAAGTTGGAGGTAAAATAGCTATTAGCTACCAGGACCGTTTGCCTCCGTTTGAGTTCAACGCTTACATGCTGCTAAATCCAGAGAACGCAGAACATATTTGCAACGAGATGTACCGTTGTGAGTCCAAAACCAATATCAAGCATTACTGTTTATCAGCGGGATTTCAAATTGTCAAACATGACCTTTTTTTTATCCCATTTGCTTTTGAATCCATTGAGAGTCTTTTGGAGTGGCACTCGTCAACTACACACGGTGTATTTGATCTTTCGCTTGTCACTGAAGAGCGTTTACAGAAGTATCTCGCTCCCTACCTTGGCAAAAATGGGAAGCCTTGCCTGGATTTCCGAGGAATAAAAGAGGAATCCCCTGTGTATAAACTGATCGCCGTTAAGCAAGCTACCAACGCTAAAGAGGAAAACAATGGTTAA
- the LOC140950574 gene encoding malonyl-[acyl-carrier protein] O-methyltransferase-like, producing the protein MGDSLNNSEAAGYKEASKTAQKVDGKDFIQTDVRPKAGDVILDLGCGTGELSAYLAELVGPEGKVIGVDPDKERIQLAMETHSQIENLSFVEESASSFPGIGSGSYDIIFSNFVLHWMTNKQQVFNNMFESLKAGGKIAFQYVFCLPPFVFNAYKEMNPENVERISQKFQCESKSKIDKYCKSAGFKITKSFENYSKGLVFGNVELLLKWHWSTTHGLFDLSLVTEERLQRYLAAYRRNDGTLCLDFREKEDELHMCRLIAFKQ; encoded by the coding sequence ATGGGCGATTCCTTGAACAACAGCGAAGCAGCAGGCTACAAGGAAGCTTCGAAGACAGCTCAAAAAGTGGACGGTAAGGACTTCATCCAAACAGATGTCCGCCCAAAAGCTGGAGACGTCATCTTGGATTTAGGCTGCGGTACAGGAGAGCTATCTGCATACCTAGCTGAGTTGGTAGGACCCGAAGGGAAGGTTATTGGTGTCGATCCTGACAAGGAAAGAATTCAGTTGGCCATGGAGACTCATAGTCAAATTGAGAATCTCTCGTTTGTAGAAGAAAGTGCCTCAAGCTTTCCGGGTATTGGCTCGGGTTCTTACGACATTATTTTCAGTAATTTCGTCCTTCACTGGATGACTAACAAGCAACAAGTCTTCAACAACATGTTTGAAAGTCTTAAGGCTGGAGGTAAAATAGCCTTTCAGTACGTCTTTTGCCTGCCCCCATTTGTATTTAACGCCTACAAGGAGATGAATCCCGAAAACGTGGAGCGTATTAGCCAGAAGTTTCAGTGCGAATCGAAAAGTAAGATCGACAAGTATTGTAAATCAGCAGGATTTAAAATTACCAAGAGTTTTGAGAATTACAGCAAAGGTCTGGTGTTTGGAAACGTCGAGCTCCTTTTAAAATGGCACTGGTCAACCACTCATGGTTTATTTGATCTCTCTTTGGTCACTGAGGAACGTTTGCAAAGGTATCTTGCTGCATACCGTCGAAATGACGGGACACTTTGTCTTGACTTTAGAGAAAAAGAGGACGAATTGCATATGTGCCGATTAATAGCTTTCAAGCAGTAG